The genomic DNA AGCCGGTGTGGCTACAACTATTAAAAAAACAGTCATTGATCCAATTGAAGAAAAAGAAGATATGATTGAAGAAAACCGTAAAAAAGCGATGCGTAAGCGTATTGCACGTTAAAAAATAGCTGTGACGTTGAGATAAAAAATCTAACGCCAAGAAATCAACAGAAGCGCTTCTGGCTCTGTTGATTCTCTTAAGCATAACAAGTGG from Enterococcus faecalis includes the following:
- a CDS encoding DUF3042 family protein; translation: MKKFVSGMLVGTAITVAALAGVATTIKKTVIDPIEEKEDMIEENRKKAMRKRIAR